AACCAGAGGATTATTTTTTCCGCTCCCAGTGCCCCAATTTTTAGGGggattttgcacaaaaaatgtTAAGAGTTTAGTAGTCCTTTTGATTTGTATCAATAGCCCAATGGGCCTTGGACTTTTATGTTTTGGATCAAAGTGTGGGTTCTTTTTGTTGTCTGTCAGAGAGAATGTACTGTATTGAGGTAAATTGATTAGGCAAGACTTTGCAGAGTAGTGCTTTTCGTTTCTCGAGAAGTAGGACATGCTCAGCATGTAGAATTGTTGTATGATCATGAATCAACATCAGTTGTTCCCTTCCTCAAGTGGTCGGAGGAATGTTGCAATGTGAAGAATGTAGACAGAAAGAGTGGGCTCTGTCTTTAGAGGTGTTCCTGGTCAAGTTAAAGTGATAATGACAAGTATACCCACACAGGAATCTCTTGGGATAAATGCACTAGCATCCTAGAGTTAACACATCACAGTAACCTTTGACCACAATGTTATTGAATAATTCCTGTCTGTGAATGCTAAAATCTATTGAGCATTATTTTACTGACACATCACTTTCGATTTGACATTGTTTATTGGTATTGTAATTTTGTCAACATGACAAATTTGTTTTCTCCCATCTTTTCAATCAATCTTTGTCGTAATCTTAGTTTTCAAaacaattgtcatttaaaaatgttcccCCTAATTAAGGAAGGTTCTCATTAAAGTTTTGCGTGAAACAATGAAATGACACATTACGAAACCATCGTCTCGAAGCAGTTCTAATTTGTCGCTTTGTGGGACAAATTGATGGTTTCCTTTGGTTTACTATTCTCTGTTGCTCTGTCTAATCAAATGGCACTTGTGTTGGTCAATGAGTGCTGTCCATGCATGTGAATGGGTGGTGCATGCACTTGTAGACTTAGCCCACCCCTGTCTGCGTTGCCATGGTTTCTGTTGACACTGTAAATGTTTATGTTAGCAAGGCGTGTGATACATATTTCAGCTTGTGTCTGCTTGCACGCCACTGTTGTTTCAAAACCTTTCTCACTTCCAAGATATTGATCGGAAGATTAATCTTATGAATTTGCCAGGAATGTGGTAACCGTAATGTATTCAAGTTCTGTCTTATTCTTCCATTGATGCAATGTAGTCTGTGATTGGTTAACTTCAACATTTGATTCCAAATTCTCTGACTGTAAATCATTCCTATTGGTCAATGACTTCAACATCTTAAATAGTTCCCACACCAGAGATACTGCAGACTGTTGCTGTGGCTGTTTATAAATTCAACTATCATATTTGTCCTCTGTTTCCCTCTGTCAGTATAAATCATGCACTTGCTACATGACCTACCTTTTGCAAGCTACTGCACATGATTGGAAGCAAGTCAGGAGCCCGTGCAGCAAAGAATGCATTTAATGGAACCTCTAAGTGTATTCTGGGTGCCTGACTCAATCTAAGGTGTCGTAGAGTGTAGAGCAATCGTGTTACAGATGTGTTTTCCTCACATAGTATATTCAACATTAACACTTACTTGTTACAGTTCTCAAgtcatgtgtaaatatataagaTAATCATtgttcttcaatttttttccagctAGACATGCACGGTGGCACTGGAAGAGAATTTTGAGCAACCACCAGCATTTTCTCAAGTATACACTTCATATATATTACGACTGCTACACACTCAAGTGaaactacaaaaacattttgtcctcAGGCTTTACTATTACACATTTGTTGACAATCATTGGATGTTCCTTTATCAGTACATTCGGTAGTCTTTTACCACCTATAGCAACACTTCATAAGTGATACTTTGATAATGCCATGACTATTCTCATATCAGTCTGTTTTGCAACTCCCAGTTTGTCACATAATTTAACAAGACTCAAGCAATCCCACACCATTGAGattgtgaaaattattattAGATCTAATGACTGAAGTTTGGATTTTAGAATATTTCCCATGTGCCAGCCATGTCATCTTGTTGACTTAATTGAATATAACATAATATTCAGCTGTAATAGATACAAATGACTAGATGTCTATTGAAGGACTAAAGGCTGATAAGAAGGAGAtgcaacattttttatatattattaaaaagtATCATTTGTACTGCTGAGATGCACTGGGAAATTTTGGCTTCCCCAATAATTTTCTGGTAATAGGGTGGTACACTTTGCATCATTGTCCTTCTGGCTGTAATCAGCAGGAAGggttttgtgtgtttccttCTTCCGCTGATTAGATTTTCCCTTCTTTCTGTAGCCTCAACAGGGACAGGTGACTTTTCTGCAGTCATTATTCTGTTTTTGGAAGGTACTGATAAGTTTGTAATGCTTAAATTTTTCCCTCTTTGAGTAGCCTCTATGCACACAATCCCTTAATGATGAAATAATTTACTATACTGTGTTTGCTGTTCATCCATGTAACATAAGTGTCAAAGCCTAGCTCAGAATAGATTGCATTAAGTGTTACTGGTGGAAACAAATACAGCTGTAAACCATATATTATGTGTGCATAAAGCGACCCCCTGGCCCTCACTCAGTCACGCAAGCACACAAAAGCAGCTGCCAACACCTAGTTTGGAGATGAGGGTTCACTGGGTGTCTATTTGTAGAAGGATTGTGTCATGCAAAACACGGAACGACTCAAAgataaatttacaaaaaaaacaacaagaaaacacaTGCAGATATGTAATACATATGTagacccatatatatatatatatatatatatatatatatatatatatatatatatatatatatatatatatatatatatatatatatatatatatatatatatatatatatatatatatatatatatatatatatatatatatatatatatatatatatatatatatatatatatatatatatatatatatatatatatatatatatatatatatatatatatatatatatgtgtgtgtgtgtttatgtatatgaatattaaTTCACTCTTTCCATACAACATGAATTCaacatctatcactgtcaatggcagtcaataagttaataagtaaaataaaaatatatctttcaTTGCTAATAATATCAAGAGTAGTACAAAATCAAACCTTCCCCATTTCAGGTTACCTGAGGTcgtacaaaaacaaataaatgagtaTTGAAACGTATCATATCCGGATACATTTGAGTATTGATCCAACGATAACGCTCTTCCGTCACATTATAATTTATCTGGGTGTCTATAATGATGACATTACCCTGGTGTGATATCTGAGCAACAACCAATGAACGTATTAAATGACTCGGTTTTAAGGCCATTGACATGTCTTGTAAGAAAGCACTTATATTTGTTACCATTTGTTCGATAAATCATTTGAGAGTCCACCTTGGGGCTAAATCTATCATTGACTACTTGCAGAGGCATTACAGTATACGCACACCTTTTCCTGAAAGTGCACACGCCTGTAAACGTATAACCCTCGCCAAAAGCTGAATATGATTGAGGATGACACATTTGTGTGTAAGTGGAACGTATGTATGAATGTGCGACATCTTAGCAGACAGGCGTCAAAGTTGGCTCTTCATTTCAGGAGCCAGTCCAAGAATAGACAAAGTCCGACAGACAGGAGACAGGAGACtgtgtgcgtgtacgtgcgCGTGcagggttgaaaaaaaaagaaaatgtgaatgtgtgaaAGGAGTGAGtgggtgtatgtatttgtaagcAGGAGAGAGAGGGGCTACACCCATCACAGTCTGATGAGTGGGTCAGTTGCCTTTTGGATTACTGCTCCGTGTGATCATTGGATTTTGGATAGCTGAAAACTTTGAAACTTTATAGTTGTGTACGTGAAGAAGTACAAAGATGAACGGCCGTGTAATACCGCATTCTATACCTGAGGATAGTGAAATCCTGGAATACATTCAACATGAGAAAACAAATGGGTACCATCAAAGCTTTCGGGATGTTGACGGGGGAGAGACTGAAGTCCCGGTGTCCAAGTCCCAAAGGCGGAAGAGTGATGTCAAAGTGTATAAGGAGTTTTGTGATTTTTATGCACGATTGTAAGTACCTAGAGAACAAATACACACCCTGTGATTGTTTGTTGACATTAGGGATGACACTATTTTTAATGGGAACACATAATTATAATATGAGTTGTGTTATAGGCATTCAAAAACGATGTTGTTTCACAATAATATGGCGTTTCAGATGCTTAAACAAGACCTAAGAAAGGAATTTGTAATAACTTTGAAACCCtaattcatagttttttttaaacatgctgATAATTAACATCCTTCGAACCTTGATAAAACTGCTGTAATACATAAGTTGATGCATTGGGCCATTTTGTATTCACTTAAACTAATACAATTGTCTGTAACCTTGAGGTGTCACAGGTTGTGAAGAATTAGGAATACTGAATAgagtgaacttttttttaaaattatttgtaaAGGATACTTCCAAACTGAGGGAATTACACGACACATAGTGTCTGAGAGAAAGCTATTTTTGTGCCAAGGGGTGATTATGCAAAATAGAAAATGCCAGCTGGTATCCTAAGTATGTGTCCATGAATGACACGAAGGCTAAATATAAATGCTATATTTACTGACTGAGGACATGAAGGTATCAGCTGATTTGTTCAATCTTTACTGTTTTCATGCtaggattcatttctgaatttattCCTTAATTGACAGCACTACATCTGACTGAGCACAGATGTCGAATCGCAACAGATTAGATGATGTTGAGTCCAGAAAGGATTGGTTGTTGGCAATATCACAGTTTTTAATAAAACTCTATTCTGCTGTGGCAGAATCAAGGTGGAAATACCAAAGAGACGTATCATTTCCTGCCTACTAATCTTGCGAGGCAAGGCGCATGATACTTTTGACCataatatatgatttttttttttttttttagagaatacTTATTGCTTCTTGTTCTCCTTCTGGGTTATGtgacaaatacacaaatgtgtTTAAATCACAACTAGTTTTTGTACTCCATTATTATACTGATGGCTCCTGTGAAGGAGGTTTTCAGAACCAGTGACTATCTCTTTAGTAAGCTTGGATCTGACTGATTGTTCCCTGAGACAAAatatcatctctcatctcaatTTGATCcgaaatattttctcatttatcCAATTTGCGCTAAACTGTTGTCTGGGTTTTGGTGTAGTCATTTGCTGTCGTggcaaaaaaagatattttattaTAAGATATTGCTGTCCAACACAGTAGAGTGCTGAAACTGTATTATTGACCTGTAATCCCTGTATGCGTTATGATCATGATGGTACTCTTTGGCACTAATTACCTTCATCTTGTCTCATCTTCTAGCAACATGGCCAATGCCTTAGCCAACGCCATGTGTGAGCGCTGCAAGAGTGGCTTTGCTCCGGCTGAGAAAATTGTCAACAGCAACGGAGAACTTTACCACGAGCAGTGCTTTGTGTGCGCCCAGTGTTTCCAACAGTTTCCTGAGGGACTCTTCTATGAGGTAAAAAATAAGTTGCGTAAATCCAAATATAACTCAAGGATATTGATGTGTGTCTTTAGTGCAGTATTGAATTCTCAGGACctacttaaaagaaaaaggtCTTAGTTCTATCCCTTTTTTGCTCAACGCAATGTTTCTACTGCTAAAATAGGAAAAATCTTTCCACCTATGGCAATTGTCTGCTTTTAAACTCAAATAAATGCATTATAAGTATTTTCTGTGTGGTAGTATGTTGTTAAAGTgatcaataaaaattaaaatcttaGTTTTCTTTATTTAACATGACTTTTGTATTCACATAGGTAAATATAATCAGTTATTAAGAGTAGCATGTCATTAGAGAATTATGTGTCAATCAAACAAATGTGTCATTTCcccatgtttgtttatttggtaGCATTTACATTAATCAGTACCCAAAAAGTAATTTTTAATTAGAAATTGCTGGTTGACATCTGCATTAGCTGCATTTAGAGAATGACAGACAAATTGTTTGGATTTCATTTTGCTTCATAATCATTCTCATGAACATTGACTGGTTTTCTTACTGcacttttacatttatttacagtTTGAAGACAGGAAATATTGTGAACATGACTTCCAGATGCTGTTTGCACCATGTTGCCACCAATGCGGTAAGTTTAGAAATCGTACTCAAGGGAAAAACAATTGTGCAAAAGAATGCTGACTCCTGATGATAATTTATAAATCCCCAAAAGATGTTTATCTTGTGAATAAACCTGCGTCCCTGCTTTAGGTGAGTTCATCATTGGCCGTGTCATCAAGGCTATGAATAACAGCTGGCATCCTGAGTGCTTCTGTTGTGACATCTGCCAAGCCGTGCTTGCCGATGTTGGATTTGTAAAGAATGCTGGCAGGTTGGTTTAATTTTATGCACATAATATTATTGCTCGCAGTTCTGATGGTTAATTCACTGCATTATTCCCTATATCAGGCACTTGTGTCGTCCCTGCCACAACAGAGAGAAAGCGCGTGGACTTGGCAAGTATATTTGCCAAAAGTGTCATGCCATCATTGAAGAGCAGCCACTTCTGTTTAAGAATGACCCCTATCACCCTGATCACTTCAACTGTAACAACTGCGGGTGAGGAACGTGACATAGAATTAGATGTAATCCAATAGCAGGCAAGTTATGCTTGTCAAATGTTATCTTTTAAAAGGTATACTATTTTccacaccttcaatgaatgccctttcttaaaatttgtttcatatgtaagaCACACCGGATTATAAAaggcagtagtggtagtagtagttgtagtagtagaagtggtggtagtagtagtatggggttgtgttatacatccatgaAATagaactgtagtagtagtaggatggggttgtgttatacatccatgaAATGGagctatagtagtagtagtaggatgGGGTTGTGTTATAGATACACTAGATGGAGTTGTAGTCATAATAATCGTTtattagtggttaggggttgtgATATACATCAACTTAAGGGAGCTGTGCTAAAGAGAAattcatacaatgattaacaaatattgatccatatataaggcacaccggattataaggtgcattgtgggcttttgagaaaattgaagCCTTCAatttgcgccttatagtgctgAAAATACGGTTTTAGTGAGCTCATTTAGTTTTCTAATCGTGTTCATATTTTCATCAAGTACGTGCAATGAATACTTTACCTTGACTTGATCACTAAGTAAGATTCCCCTCCTTTTCTGCAGTAAGGAGTTGACTGCTGATGCCAGGGAGCTGAAGGGGG
Above is a window of Stigmatopora nigra isolate UIUO_SnigA chromosome 11, RoL_Snig_1.1, whole genome shotgun sequence DNA encoding:
- the LOC144204241 gene encoding LIM and senescent cell antigen-like-containing domain protein 1 isoform X1 — translated: MNGRVIPHSIPEDSEILEYIQHEKTNGYHQSFRDVDGGETEVPVSKSQRRKSDVKVYKEFCDFYARFNMANALANAMCERCKSGFAPAEKIVNSNGELYHEQCFVCAQCFQQFPEGLFYEFEDRKYCEHDFQMLFAPCCHQCGEFIIGRVIKAMNNSWHPECFCCDICQAVLADVGFVKNAGRHLCRPCHNREKARGLGKYICQKCHAIIEEQPLLFKNDPYHPDHFNCNNCGKELTADARELKGELYCLPCHDKMGVPICGACRRPIEGRVVNAMGKQWHVEHFVCAKCEKPFLGHRHYERKGLAYCETHYNQLFGDVCYHCNRVIEGDVVSALNKAWCVNCFACSTCNAKLTLKNKFVEFDMKPVCKKCYEKFPLELKKRLKKLSETVARK
- the LOC144204241 gene encoding LIM and senescent cell antigen-like-containing domain protein 1 isoform X5; the protein is MNGRVIPHSIPEDSEILEYIQHEKTNGYHQSFRDVDGGETEVPVSKSQRRKSDVKVYKEFCDFYARFNMANALANAMCERCKSGFAPAEKIVNSNGELYHEQCFVCAQCFQQFPEGLFYEFEDRKYCEHDFQMLFAPCCHQCGEFIIGRVIKAMNNSWHPECFCCDICQAVLADVGFVKNAGRHLCRPCHNREKARGLGKYICQKCHAIIEEQPLLFKNDPYHPDHFNCNNCGKELTADARELKGELYCLPCHDKMGVPICGACRRPIEGRVVNAMGKQWHVEHFVCAKCEKPFLGHRHYERKGLAYCETHYNQLFGDVCYHCNRVIEGDVVSALNKAWCVNCFACSTCNAKLTLKDKFVEVDLKPVCKHCYERLPDDMKRRLSKRERDSKEKKKKPLIPMNKFVEFDMKPVCKKCYEKFPLELKKRLKKLSETVARK
- the LOC144204241 gene encoding LIM and senescent cell antigen-like-containing domain protein 1 isoform X3, which produces MLAVTEMTNGNMANALANAMCERCKSGFAPAEKIVNSNGELYHEQCFVCAQCFQQFPEGLFYEFEDRKYCEHDFQMLFAPCCHQCGEFIIGRVIKAMNNSWHPECFCCDICQAVLADVGFVKNAGRHLCRPCHNREKARGLGKYICQKCHAIIEEQPLLFKNDPYHPDHFNCNNCGKELTADARELKGELYCLPCHDKMGVPICGACRRPIEGRVVNAMGKQWHVEHFVCAKCEKPFLGHRHYERKGLAYCETHYNQLFGDVCYHCNRVIEGDVVSALNKAWCVNCFACSTCNAKLTLKNKFVEFDMKPVCKKCYEKFPLELKKRLKKLSETVARK
- the LOC144204241 gene encoding LIM and senescent cell antigen-like-containing domain protein 1 isoform X4; the encoded protein is MANALANAMCERCKSGFAPAEKIVNSNGELYHEQCFVCAQCFQQFPEGLFYEFEDRKYCEHDFQMLFAPCCHQCGEFIIGRVIKAMNNSWHPECFCCDICQAVLADVGFVKNAGRHLCRPCHNREKARGLGKYICQKCHAIIEEQPLLFKNDPYHPDHFNCNNCGKELTADARELKGELYCLPCHDKMGVPICGACRRPIEGRVVNAMGKQWHVEHFVCAKCEKPFLGHRHYERKGLAYCETHYNQLFGDVCYHCNRVIEGDVVSALNKAWCVNCFACSTCNAKLTLKNKFVEFDMKPVCKKCYEKFPLELKKRLKKLSETVARK